From a single Ischnura elegans chromosome 7, ioIscEleg1.1, whole genome shotgun sequence genomic region:
- the LOC124162963 gene encoding ATP-dependent DNA helicase PIF1-like has protein sequence MARGLLDELDEYGHALEEAATFKTGRALRQLFFAVIMFGAPAAVLWERFKGPLSEDYAGRLDERAAYHHALCDIDHMLRPHGRCLRDMGLPEVEDVTTEVGREEVRWNPEDAARAVEEWRPKLTEEQLSVVDAVITAVRNVQMRDRVFFIDGPSGTGKTVVLNHLTARMRAEGAIVLCTASTGIAALNHQGGITAHSMFQLPLDTDDPNAPCGITGGSQRADLIRRASLIIWDEAPMSHKNTINILDQSLRDICQVEAAFGGKVVVLAGDFRQIPPIIPDGSKADIIDASLKSSVLWPMIIKKKLRSILRSRDDRAYSKFVLAVGEDRVPTVAMGEYQTIPLGSISFTTSLQELIDFVYPADVLSNPALCCNRAILSGTNHNISEINRFVLDMIPGEIIRLCSADSTPPCAGAVDNTLIHTDVLNAISHSGVPDHILELKVGCVAILIRNISFEDRLVNGTKVIVEKISRRFIEARIPNATDTVMIPRIPFKFAVSNSGIEMIRKQFPLKVAYGVTINKSQGQTLEKVGVDLRSDVFSHGQLYVALGRVRSVNDVKVLLTENRVSNDRAHTINIVMKELLDT, from the coding sequence ATGGCAAGAGGGTTGCTCGACGAACTAGACGAATACGGACACGCGCTAGAAGAGGCTGCGACTTTTAAGACGGGAAGAGCCCTGCGACAACTCTTCTTCGCCGTAATTATGTTTGGTGCTCCCGCAGCCGTTCTTTGGGAAAGATTTAAGGGCCCCCTGAGCGAGGACTACGCGGGACGTTTAGACGAAAGAGCGGCCTATCATCACGCCCTATGCGATATAGATCACATGCTTCGTCCTCACGGAAGATGTTTGAGGGACATGGGTCTTCCTGAGGTCGAAGACGTAACTACGGAAGTCGGTCGAGAAGAGGTACGATGGAATCCCGAGGACGCCGCCAGGGCAGTTGAGGAGTGGCGTCCCAAGCTGACCGAGGAACAGCTTAGCGTTGTCGACGCCGTAATCACCGCCGTTAGGAATGTTCAGATGAGGgatagagtattttttattgacGGGCCAAGCGGGACGGGGAAAACCGTGGTTTTAAATCACCTGACGGCTAGGATGCGTGCAGAGGGCGCCATCGTGTTATGTACAGCCTCAACGGGAATAGCTGCTTTGAATCACCAAGGGGGTATCACCGCGCATTCAATGTTTCAATTACCGCTAGACACGGACGACCCGAATGCACCGTGCGGCATTACCGGAGGGAGCCAGAGGGCCGATCTCATACGTAGGGCTTCGCTAATCATTTGGGATGAGGCGCCCATGTCACACAAAAACACAATAAACATTCTCGACCAATCATTGAGGGATATTTGTCAGGTGGAAGCGGCGTTCGGGGGGAAAGTTGTAGTGCTAGCCGGCGATTTCAGACAAATACCGCCTATTATTCCAGATGGGTCAAAGGCCGACATAATCGACGCTTCCCTTAAGTCATCCGTATTATGGCCtatgattattaagaaaaaactcCGTTCCATTCTTCGCTCTCGAGACGATCGTGCGTACTCGAAGTTCGTTCTTGCTGTCGGGGAAGATAGAGTCCCAACCGTAGCCATGGGGGAATATCAAACTATTCCTCTCGGTAGTATTTCATTCACAACATCATTGCAGGAGCTTATAGATTTCGTGTATCCCGCTGATGTTTTAAGTAATCCAGCCCTATGCTGTAACCGCGCCATTCTGTCGGGGACTAATCATAACATCTCGGAAATAAATAGATTCGTATTGGACATGATACCGGGAGAAATTATTCGCCTGTGCAGCGCCGATAGCACACCACCGTGCGCGGGGGCGGTGGATAACACATTAATACATACCGACGTTCTCAACGCTATAAGTCACTCGGGTGTCCCTGATCACATTTTAGAGTTGAAGGTTGGCTGCGTGGCCATATTGATTAGAAACATCAGCTTCGAAGATCGTTTAGTTAACGGGACGAAAGTTATCGTAGAGAAAATATCCCGGCGATTCATTGAAGCTAGAATTCCGAATGCGACAGACACTGTAATGATCCCTAGAATACCTTTTAAATTTGCCGTTTCAAATTCAGGGATAGAAATGATCCGTAAACAATTTCCTTTAAAAGTGGCGTACGGAGTCACTATAAATAAGTCTCAAGGCCAGACCCTGGAAAAAGTAGGCGTCGATTTGAGGAGTGATGTATTTTCTCACGGTCAGTTGTACGTTGCTCTAGGCCGCGTTAGATCAGTGAACGATGTGAAAGTCTTACTAACCGAAAACAGAGTAAGTAATGACAGGGCCCACACAATTAATATCGTTATGAAAGAGCTATTAGATACATGA